One genomic region from Mesorhizobium terrae encodes:
- a CDS encoding DUF3363 domain-containing protein, whose translation MRDRLTRRRVGHVEQVDVDERKIPADITERRMASDAPDRSNVFAVRNLPTQSLGKQIGSGGASWLNQELASPNWRPLAEARFSRGVMEAFARRRQNLVDQDQATRLDVGSIRTQRPIARFEVTEIAASAAREPPSVG comes from the coding sequence GTGCGGGACCGGCTGACCCGGCGCCGCGTGGGGCATGTTGAGCAGGTTGATGTCGACGAGCGGAAAATCCCCGCCGACATCACCGAACGCCGCATGGCCAGTGACGCCCCTGACCGGAGCAATGTTTTTGCCGTCCGCAACCTCCCCACTCAAAGCCTAGGCAAGCAGATCGGCAGCGGTGGTGCGAGCTGGCTCAACCAGGAGCTGGCGTCACCCAACTGGAGGCCGCTCGCAGAAGCTCGCTTCAGCCGAGGGGTTATGGAAGCGTTTGCGCGCCGCCGCCAAAACCTTGTCGATCAGGACCAAGCCACGCGGCTTGACGTTGGCAGCATCCGCACCCAAAGACCCATCGCCCGATTTGAGGTCACCGAGATCGCTGCGTCGGCCGCGCGCGAGCCGCCGAGCGTGGGCTGA
- a CDS encoding DUF3363 domain-containing protein has protein sequence MGGWLGFQFVPWQPVLEKQIGTHFSGVMCKAGGIEWTLGRQRGLGL, from the coding sequence ATGGGAGGTTGGCTCGGCTTTCAGTTCGTTCCTTGGCAGCCCGTTCTCGAAAAACAGATTGGCACACACTTCTCTGGCGTCATGTGCAAGGCCGGTGGCATCGAATGGACTCTCGGCAGGCAGCGCGGACTCGGATTGTAA
- a CDS encoding DUF1402 family protein — translation MRAWKMVGLAAIAIFIAADPWIASARADKMVVVPPGNRSHVQPTIPTASAQRTRAFNTTYEAKYAQIIALLGREKTLMAQIHKAAEAYDIDPIHIVGALVGEHTYNVSAVGSAQTYYVKALAYANADFVFRYKGVSLQTFLDRPEFAHCKAETGSAALWNCRDQVWQDAFRGKTVDGVAYEPVTFQRAFFQPFYAGQTFGFGQISPLTALEVTDLVHKVSGLPKLTTDKPQAIYRDIMDPDRSIIYIAAIVRDSIDAYAEQGYDISRNPGITATLYNVGQPRRRAAELRATAGRKAQKLPVENYYGWLVNEKLDELETLLNQHTQ, via the coding sequence ATGCGTGCCTGGAAGATGGTTGGTTTGGCCGCTATTGCGATCTTCATAGCGGCGGATCCGTGGATTGCATCTGCCCGAGCCGACAAGATGGTGGTTGTCCCACCGGGCAACCGCTCTCACGTTCAGCCCACAATTCCCACAGCGTCTGCCCAGAGAACACGGGCCTTCAACACGACTTACGAGGCCAAATACGCTCAGATCATCGCCCTGCTCGGGCGAGAAAAAACCCTGATGGCGCAGATCCATAAGGCAGCAGAAGCCTATGATATCGATCCGATCCATATCGTCGGTGCATTGGTAGGTGAGCACACCTACAATGTGAGCGCGGTCGGCAGCGCGCAGACCTACTATGTGAAGGCGCTGGCCTATGCCAATGCGGACTTCGTCTTCCGCTACAAGGGAGTGTCGTTGCAGACCTTCCTCGACCGTCCGGAATTCGCCCACTGTAAAGCCGAGACAGGCAGCGCCGCGCTGTGGAACTGCCGCGACCAGGTATGGCAAGATGCCTTTCGCGGAAAAACGGTGGACGGCGTAGCCTACGAGCCTGTGACCTTCCAGCGCGCGTTCTTCCAGCCTTTTTACGCGGGACAGACATTCGGCTTCGGTCAGATCAGCCCTCTCACCGCCTTGGAGGTCACCGACCTGGTTCACAAGGTCAGCGGCTTGCCCAAGCTGACAACTGACAAACCCCAGGCGATCTATCGCGACATCATGGATCCCGACCGATCGATCATCTACATCGCCGCGATCGTGCGGGATTCCATCGATGCCTATGCAGAACAAGGCTACGATATCTCACGCAACCCAGGCATCACCGCCACCCTATACAATGTCGGTCAACCCAGGCGCCGCGCAGCGGAATTGCGAGCAACAGCAGGCCGCAAGGCGCAAAAGCTGCCGGTTGAAAACTACTACGGTTGGCTGGTCAACGAGAAGCTTGACGAGTTGGAGACTTTGCTCAACCAGCACACACAATAG